In Glycine soja cultivar W05 chromosome 10, ASM419377v2, whole genome shotgun sequence, the genomic stretch GTCACAGCAAACTTCGAGGAAAAAGTATGGTTGATTATGAGTATTTGAAGATCGTTGTTGGGGGTGGAGTTTCTAGCGGGAATAATTCTATATCAGTCGATCCAGATGATACTGATGCAACAACTTTTGAGCCAGAAAATAGAACTGTTGGGATAGAAGAATTTTCATATGATCCTAATAGTGATACATTCATAACACCAAATAACTATGAACCAGCATATCAGCCTCCATCACCAAACCAACCAAGTCCACCATCCCACCCCCCTTTAGATTCAGAGGTTCCcatagaaaaacaaaactgtcaCAAACGAAGGAGATCCGAGTATGGAGGGAGTTCAAGCGCTGTTGGGATCAACAATCAAGGCAACGTTCTGGAAAATCTTTCTGTTGGCATTGGGACTATtgctgtgaattttgaaaaaatatccaacatgatggagaaaagagaaaaagatagagATAGAGATAGAGAGCTCGAGGGTATTATTTGGGatgttataaaagaaattcCAAATTTGGATGACATAACGCGTTTCAAGACAGCTGAATTGTTAAATACTAAAgcaaaaaaggattttttcttgaagatgtcacCGGAAGAACGCTCATCTTGGATAAACTTTAAGTTAgggaataattaatattttgataatctattattaacatattattttaaacatcgTGAGTTTGTTGAACTATATCTTTTGGGTCTCTATTTTGGTTGAagtatttggtttgttttttggtCGAACTATTATGGTTGTATTTTGGTTGAaatatttggtttgttttttggtCGAACTATTATGGTTGAAGTATTTAggttatatattttgtgaaattgTTGTGGTTAaactttagttatatttattttatatatgaatttgtaTTAACTTTGATATTAACTTTGATATTGACTTATAACCATGACCATGACATAAAGAACGAAGAAATGGATGGAGATATATATAATGAAGATACAAATGATGAAGATATAGATGACGAGGAAACAAATGAAGAATTTTATGAAGCCACATACACATATGTGATGGCAATTTATGCTTTAATAGATATATTAAATCAGTTTTTGAATATGATGCGTGGTGAACATATTGAACGTCCATTAACTCGACGACAAATTACTAGTCGGGGATATGACTATATACACAAAGCATTAAACGATGATCCTGCAATCTTTCGACAAGTATATAGGATGTATCCTGATGTATTTCGAAAGTTGTGCAcgattataagagaaaaaacacCTTTGGAGGATACAAGATTTATTTGTGTTGAAGAAATGCTTGCATCATTCCTACAGATTGTCGGCCAGAACACTCGATATTGTGTAATCCGCAATACATTTGGCCGATCACAATTTGCTACAAGTGAAAATTTTCACAAGATTTTGAAAGCTCTGAACTCATTAGCACCTGATTTAATGGTTAGACCAGGCTCAACTGTGCCTGCAAAAATAAGGGAAAGCACAAGGTTTTATCCTTATTTTAAGGTATGTGATCATTatcaaattataacaaaattataattataattgtgattattataataatatttatgattattgATACACACACTTTAGGATTGCATTGGAGCTATTGATGGTACACATATTCCCGCATCAGTAAAAGGACGAGATGTAAGCAGTTATCGTGATCGTCATGAAAATATATCACAAAATGTATTAGCTGCTTGTAACTTTGATTTGGAATTCATGTACGTTCTTAGCGGGTGGGAGGGTTCAGCACATGATTCCAAGGTGTTAAGTGATGCTTTGGCAAGGAAGAATGGACTTAAAGTGCCCCAAGGTAAGTATTATCTGGTGGATTGTGGATTTCCTAATCGACGCAAATTTTTAGCCCCATATCGAGGTGTACGATATCATCTACAAGATTTTGCAGGTCACGGTAATGACcctgaaaatgaaaaggaattatTTAATCTTCGGCATGCATCCTTAAGGAATGTGATTGAGAGGATATTTGGTATTTTTAAATCGCGGTTCACAATTTTTAAGTCAGCACCTCCATTTCTATTTAAAACACAAGCAGAGCTTGTGTTGGCATGTGCAGCACTTCATAATTTTCTTCGCAAAGAATGTCGTTCTGATGAATTTCCAGTGGAACCTACTGACgagtcttcatcttcatcttcattgttACCAAATTACGAAGACAATGATCATGAACCCATTGTTCAAACACAAGAGCAGGAACGAGAAGATGTTAATATATGGAGGACTAATATAGGTTCAGATATGTGGAGAAATGCTAATAATTAGGCGAACATGAAGTGAGAAtcactttgttattatttttttaggcaataatgactttgttattaaaaggtttaaaatttctatcgtttttattttctttattcaaacattataatttatttatcatctttttcattcacttttgtaacttccgttatttttttgtttaaaatgtattaatctttcaaaatcttaaaaatccataaagtactttgaaatcttaaaaatctgtattagaaatccattaaaatcttGGGTTAAGAATCCTGAttgtaaaaagtcttttaaaaaaaatcttttaaaatcccacaaaatcaatacaatcccacataatcttttaaaatcttcaagattgtttttgtcaaaatattctCTCAAAATCCCAATCCAATACACCCCCCAGTTAAAACTGCTTAATGTGGATTAACTATTATGGAGTTCTTTAGTTACATcaaattgtaatatatatatatatatatatatatatatatatatatatatatatatatatatatatatatatatatatatttttaaattctaaaaataatatcgaaaataatttctttatataattttataatttcaaaaggAATACTGTAcgtataaaaagttaaaattatatattagaatttcattttaaaaaatatattatacaatttCAATAAAAAGGATAATATTGTCACGTACACAGACATGTATTATCATTCTTGATATTATTTCATCatgaactaaaaacataattaaaatatgataagatataTCATCTTAGAGATTATTTAGTACGCATTAGACATCGGATACTATAGGGGTTTATCATACTCTTATGCATCTCTTATGCCTCatcctattttaattttttgtatgagAATTAATTGGtggaagaaaagtaaaagaaaaagaaaaagagaagggagTTGAATCACGTGATTCTCTATCAATGATACAAAATCACATCGATTAATTAATGTTCCATgagtttcaaaataatttaagattcaTCAAATCATATGAatcataatcaaaattatttaagattCATCATTGAATCATAAAATTGAAATCAAGAATCATCAaattgtaataataattatgtttacATACAACATATGCTTTATAGTATTCAAACAGTTACATTCGAATATATATCATTGGTAAATAAATTCAAAGCACAACATGGAGGAATGGGCTTATTATACTAGTAAGGGGTATGGGGGGTGCCACCCAT encodes the following:
- the LOC114371692 gene encoding uncharacterized protein LOC114371692, with translation MDGDIYNEDTNDEDIDDEETNEEFYEATYTYVMAIYALIDILNQFLNMMRGEHIERPLTRRQITSRGYDYIHKALNDDPAIFRQVYRMYPDVFRKLCTIIREKTPLEDTRFICVEEMLASFLQIVGQNTRYCVIRNTFGRSQFATSENFHKILKALNSLAPDLMVRPGSTVPAKIRESTRFYPYFKDCIGAIDGTHIPASVKGRDVSSYRDR
- the LOC114372598 gene encoding uncharacterized protein LOC114372598; translated protein: MYVLSGWEGSAHDSKVLSDALARKNGLKVPQGKYYLVDCGFPNRRKFLAPYRGVRYHLQDFAGHGNDPENEKELFNLRHASLRNVIERIFGIFKSRFTIFKSAPPFLFKTQAELVLACAALHNFLRKECRSDEFPVEPTDESSSSSSLLPNYEDNDHEPIVQTQEQEREDVNIWRTNIGSDMWRNANN